One window of Candidatus Neomarinimicrobiota bacterium genomic DNA carries:
- the hslV gene encoding ATP-dependent protease subunit HslV, whose translation FEAKLEEYSQNLQRAAVELAKEWRTDKYLRELDAYLALMDTRNSYILSGSGDVIDPEDNVISIGSGSGYAMAAARALIKYGEKDPRTVVKTALEITADICIYSNDQLTILELG comes from the coding sequence AGTTTGAGGCCAAGCTGGAGGAGTACAGCCAGAACCTCCAGCGGGCGGCGGTGGAGCTGGCCAAGGAGTGGCGCACCGACAAGTACCTCAGGGAGCTGGATGCCTACCTGGCACTGATGGACACCCGCAACAGCTACATTCTCTCCGGCTCCGGCGACGTCATCGATCCCGAGGACAACGTCATCAGCATCGGTTCGGGCAGCGGCTACGCCATGGCGGCGGCCCGGGCTCTGATCAAGTACGGCGAGAAGGACCCCAGAACCGTCGTTAAAACCGCGCTGGAGATCACCGCCGACATCTGTATCTATTCCAATGACCAGTTGACTATCCTCGAGCTGGGATGA